In the Sphaerodactylus townsendi isolate TG3544 linkage group LG10, MPM_Stown_v2.3, whole genome shotgun sequence genome, one interval contains:
- the LOC125440117 gene encoding vasotocin-neurophysin VT-like yields the protein MRQALRLRQSGPGYKETGGPESRQMLSTGGKRSEPVRETRNPRQPAKMLNTSLPVYFLCLLTFSSACYIQNCPRGGKRAFPDTEIRQCIPCGPANKGNCFGPNICCGEELGCYFGTPETLRCLEENFLPSPCEAGGRPCGADGRCAVSGVCCNDESCTVDAGCMEDGGDQNRAPSERNLTRLGGSAGDLLLKLVHLANANRQQPFY from the exons ATGCGCCAGGCGTTACGTCTTCGTCAGAGCGGCCCTGGGTATAAAGAGACAGGTGGTCCAGAAAGCAGACAGATGCTAAGCACAGGAGGCAAGAGAAGCGAGCCAGTCAGGGAGACGCGCAACCCTCGCCAGCCCGCCAAGATGCTCAACACGTCGCTTCCAGTTTACTTCCTCTGCCTTCTCACCTTCTCCTCAGCTTGCTATATCCAGAACTGTCCTCGAGGAGGGAAGCGAGCATTCCCGGACACGGAGATCAGACAG TGCATCCCTTGCGGCCCCGCAAACAAAGGGAACTGCTTCGGCCCCAACATCTGCTGCGGAGAGGAGCTCGGCTGTTACTTCGGCACCCCCGAAACCCTGCGTTGCTTGGAAGAAAATTTCCTGCCTTCTCCATGCGAGGCGGGAGGGAGGCCTTGCGGTGCGGATGGGAGATGCGCAGTGTCTGGCGTTTGCTGCAATGATG AGAGCTGCACCGTGGATGCCGGATGCATGGAGGACGGCGGCGACCAAAATCGAGCACCTTCGGAAAGGAACCTGACCAGGCTGGGTGGCTCCGCAGGGGACCTGCTTCTCAAACTGGTTCACTTGGCCAATGCAAACAGGCAGCAGCCGTTTTACTGA
- the UBOX5 gene encoding LOW QUALITY PROTEIN: RING finger protein 37 (The sequence of the model RefSeq protein was modified relative to this genomic sequence to represent the inferred CDS: substituted 1 base at 1 genomic stop codon), with translation MVINVCLPQFKPRIHSNKISADGYEVENLISEDLAKRNRGFRCEYFIKPPVQVTLSFPFGVEICRINVDVSSGSCQNVTGLDICTSASSGKASWNSPESPFSGPAGQPALDKEVFTLVGKAVLKNQSKVTFSHRGFKPRPPFHHPTDTLSSFSGSASLDLWNKGPASLSGVSHLKICITHVAGSGVPCIKKVEVWGQPAKSCPHEVVDSMLRVASESLALGFGGQASSLPSPMESDVVPFGNPDGQEQKLTEALRDIPEEFLDPITLEVTYCFPMHCCPSNPKSPTRETLERLPQRSLXATWGRVPSDPFTGVAFGQHSQPLPHPSLKARIDHFLLQHNIPGTNLLGRAQASGTAVASSIAISSLKRKMDLLEQNLGRHGSLDRSCFSATDFVATSTSESHAKKMKMECEANATQMDCSTDPASHEQRLSASLDSALSSMPLFTASLTKRHLAACSGGSDASLLNPSSGYERNSGGAHQGCSSCRRTFSSYFKPEPVYQLPCSHLVCRSCLAEKQKSLEILCMNCKRSVATHDVVRVHF, from the exons ATGGTGATCAATGTCTGCCTGCCACAATTCAAGCCGAGAATTCACAGCAACAAG ATCTCTGCCGATGGTTACGAAGTAGAAAATCTCATCTCGGAAGACCTCGCCAAGCGGAACCGTGGGTTCCGATGTGAATATTTTATCAAGCCCCCTGTCCAGGTgactctttccttccccttcgGCGTCGAAATCTGCCGGATTAACGTGGACGTTTCCTCGGGCAGCTGTCAGAACGTCACAGGGCTGGACATTTGCACCTCTGCCTCGTCCGGCAAAGCCTCTTGGAACAGCCCGGAGTCTCCGTTCTCGGGTCCGGCTGGTCAGCCTGCGTTGGACAAGGAGGTCTTCACGCTGGTGGGCAAAGCCGTGCTGAAGAATCAGAGCAAAGTGACCTTCAGCCACCGCGGTTTCAAGCCGAGGCCTCCGTTCCACCACCCGACGGACACGCTCTCCTCCTTTTCCGGCTCGGCTTCTCTGGACCTGTGGAACAAGGGCCCCGCCTCCCTGAGCGGCGTGTCGCACTTAAAAATCTGCATCACCCATGTGGCGGGGAGCGGCGTCCCTTGCATTAAGAAAGTGGAGGTCTGGGGCCAGCCCGCCAAATCTTGCCCGCACGAAGTGGTGGACAGCATGCTCCGGGTCGCCTCCGAATCCCTGGCGCTGGGCTTCGGCGGGCAGGCGTCCAGCCTTCCGTCTCCCATGGAGAGCGACGTGGTGCCTTTCGGCAACCCGGACGGCCAGGAGCAGAAGCTGACGGAGGCCCTGCGGGATATCCCGGAAGAGTTCTTGGACCCCATCACCCTGGAGGTCACTTATTGCTTCCCCATGCACTGCTGCCCCTCGAACCCAAAGTCGCCGACCagggagaccctggagagattACCACAGCGGAGCTTGTAGGCAACCTGGGGGCGGGTCCCCAGCGACCCGTTCACAGGGGTGGCTTTTGGCCAACactcccagcccctcccccacccgtcTCTGAAAGCGAGGATCGACCACTTCCTCCTCCAGCACAACATTCCCGGCACCAACCTGCTCGGGAGAGCTCAGGCCTCGGGGACTGCCGTTGCCTCCTCCATAGCCATATCGTCTCTCAAAAGGAAAATGGACCTCCTGGAGCAGAACCTGGGTCGCCACGGCAGTCTGGACCGCTCCTGCTTCTCGGCAACGGACTTTGTCGCCACGTCTACCTCGGAGTCCCACGCGAAAAAAATGAAGATGGAGTGCGAGGCGAATGCCACCCAGATGGACTGCTCGACAG ATCCAGCTTCTCACGAGCAGCGGCTCTCTGCGAGCTTAGACAGCGCCTTGAGCTCCATGCCACTGTTCACAGCCAGTTTGACGAAAAGGCACCTGGCTGCATGTAGCGGAGGCAGCGACGCCAGCCTGTTGAACCCCAGCAGCGGATATG AACGCAACAGCGGCGGGGCTCACCAGGGCTGCTCTTCCTGCCGCAGGACCTTCTCCTCATACTTTAAGCCCGAGCCCGTTTACCAGCTCCCCTGCAGCCACCTCGTGTGTCGCTCCTGCCTGGCTGAGAAGCAGAAGTCTCTCGAGATACTGTGCATGAACTGCAAAAGGTCGGTCGCCACGCACGACGTCGTGAGGGTCCACTTCTGA